A single window of Watersipora subatra chromosome 11, tzWatSuba1.1, whole genome shotgun sequence DNA harbors:
- the LOC137408608 gene encoding uncharacterized protein produces MENSTLKNVSPNDFDVAVTYVSETVTSTNYLIIIVVAVLLVVIVALAVVICVIVWYFKNRQRPTPSNITSHLNQARIEVPQTSITTERENIPISTRAAGSTSGIEEHRAGPTQFLAQANTPVQEPSTSQVAADSPPMPITGGDIESLSSTADTKSQ; encoded by the exons aTGGAAAACTCAACTCTGAAAAATGTGTCTCCAAATGATTTTGATGTAGCAGTAACTTATGTTTCTGAGACGGTTACATCAACCAACTATTTAATAA TCATTGTTGTTGCTGTACTTTTGGTGGTGATAGTTGCTCTGGCTGTGGTCATCTGCGTCATCGTATg GTACTTCAAAAATCGGCAAAGGCCAACACCTTCCAATATAACCAGTCATCTAAACCAAGCTAGAATTGAGGTCCCTCAAACTTCCATAACAACCGAAAGAGAAAATATTCCTATTTCAACAAGAGCTGCAG GCTCCACATCTGGCATTGAAGAACACCGTGCTGGACCGACCCAATTTCTAGCTCAAGCAAACACTCCTGTGCAGGAACCTTCCACTTCGCAAGTAGCAGCGGATTCACCTCCAATGCCAATCACAGGCGGCGACATCGaatctttatcatcaacagCTGATACCAAGAGTCAATGA
- the LOC137408855 gene encoding dentin sialophosphoprotein-like: DSNYSSDSNYSSDINYSSDSNYSSDINYSSDSNYSSDINYSSDINYSSDSNYRSDINYSSDSNYSSDSNYSSDINYSSDINYSSDSNYSSDSNYSSDINYSSDSNYRSDINYSSDINYSSDSNYSSDTNYSSDINYSSDINYSSDSNYSSDINYSSDINYSSDSNYSSDSNYRSDSNYSSDSNYRSDSNYSSDINYSSDSNYRSDSNYSSDSSDINYSSDSNYSSDINYSSDSNYSSDSNYSSDSNYSSDSNYSSDINYSSDINYSSDSNYSSDSNYSSDSNYSSDSSDSNYSSDINYSSDSNYSSDSNYSSDINYSSDSNYSSDINYSSDSNYSSDINYSSDSNYRSDINYSSDSNYSSDSNYSSDINYSSDINYSSDSNYSSDSNYSSDINYSSDSNYSSDINYSSDINYSSDSNYSSDINYSSDSNYSSDINYSSDINYSSDSNYSSDINYSSDSNYSSDINYSSDSNYSSDINYSSDSNYSSDINYSSDSNYSSDSSDSNYSSDSNYSSDINYRSDINYSSDSNYSSDSNYSSDINYSSDINYSSDSNYSSDINYSSDSNYSSDSNYRSDINYSSDSNYSSDSNYSSDINYSSDINYSSDSNYSSDSNYSSDINYSSDSNYSSDSNYSSDSNYSSDINYSSDSNYSSDINYSSDINYSSDINYSSDINYSSDSNYSSDSNYRSDSNYSSDSNYSSDSNYSSDINYSSDSNYSSDINYSSDSNYSSDINYSSDSNYSSDSNYSSDINYSSDSNYSSDINYSSDINYSSDSNYSSDSNYSSD; this comes from the exons gatagcaactacagcagcgatagcaactacagcagcgatatcaactacagcagtgatagcaactacagcagcgatatcaactacagcagcgatagcaactacagcagcgatatcaactacagcagcgatatcaactacagcagcgatagcaactacaggagcgatatcaactacagcagcgatagcaactacagcagcgatagcaactacagcagcgatatcaactacagcagcgatatcaactacagcagcgatagcaactacagcagcgatagcaactacagcagcgatatcaactacagcagcgatagcaactacaggagcgatatcaactacagcagcgatatcaactacagcagcgatagcaactacagcagcgataccaactacagcagcgatatcaactacagcagcgatatcaactacagcagcgatagcaactacagcagcgatatcaactacagcagcgatatcaactacagcagcgatagcaactacagcagcgatagcaactacaggagcgatagcaactacagcagcgatagcaactacaggagcgatagcaactacagcagcgatatcaactacagcagcgatagcaactacaggagcgatagcaactacagcagcgat agcagcgatatcaactacagcagcgatagcaactacagcagcgatatcaactacagcagcgatagcaactacagcagcgatagcaactacagcagcgatagcaactacagcagcgatagcaactacagcagcgatatcaactacagcagcgatatcaactacagcagcgatagcaactacagcagcgatagcaactacagcagcgatagcaactacagcagcgat agcagcgatagcaactacagcagcgatatcaactacagcagcgatagcaactacagcagcgatagcaactacagcagcgatatcaactacagcagtgatagcaactacagcagcgatatcaactacagcagcgatagcaactacagcagcgatatcaactacagcagcgatagcaactacaggagcgatatcaactacagcagcgatagcaactacagcagcgatagcaactacagcagcgatatcaactacagcagcgatatcaactacagcagcgatagcaactacagcagcgatagcaactacagcagcgatatcaactacagcagcgatagcaactacagcagcgatatcaactacagcagcgatatcaactacagcagcgatagcaactacagcagcgatatcaactacagcagcgatagcaactacagcagcgatatcaactacagcagcgatatcaactacagcagcgatagcaactacagcagcgatatcaactacagcagcgatagcaactacagcagcgatatcaactacagcagcgatagcaactacagcagcgatatcaactacagcagcgatagcaactacagcagcgatatcaactacagcagcgatagcaactacagcagcgat agcagcgatagcaactacagcagcgatagcaactacagcagcgatatcaactacaggagcgatatcaactacagcagcgatagcaactacagcagcgatagcaactacagcagcgatatcaactacagcagcgatatcaactacagcagcgatagcaactacagcagcgatatcaactacagcagcgatagcaactacagcagcgatagcaactacaggagcgatatcaactacagcagcgatagcaactacagcagcgatagcaactacagcagcgatatcaactacagcagcgatatcaactacagcagcgatagcaactacagcagcgatagcaactacagcagcgatatcaactacagcagcgatagcaactacagcagtgatagcaactacagcagcgatagcaactacagcagcgatatcaactacagcagcgatagcaactacagcagcgatatcaactacagcagcgatatcaactacagcagcgatatcaactacagcagcgatatcaactacagcagcgatagcaactacagcagcgatagcaactacaggagtgatagcaactacagcagcgatagcaactacagcagcgatagcaactacagcagcgatatcaactacagcagcgatagcaactacagcagcgatatcaactacagcagcgatagcaactacagcagcgatatcaactacagcagcgatagcaactacagcagcgatagcaactacagcagcgatatcaactacagcagcgatagcaactacagcagcgatatcaactacagcagcgatatcaactacagcagcgatagcaactacagcagcgatagcaactacagcagcgat